From the Coriobacteriia bacterium genome, the window TTAACGAGGCGGTCTCGGTGCTCCGGGACCTCTATGATACGACTCCCGAGACTCCACCATTGGTGCGGGCGGTCACCTGCCATGAACTCGACTCGAACGATCCGATCTGGGAATCGTTTCGCGAAGAGTATGAAAGATTCGATGAATGGCTCTCAAACTGCAAGCGCAAGGGACGTCGGGCGTGGGTGGTCGAAGTCGGCACTCGATATGCAGGGGTTGCGATTGTCAAAGCCGACCAAGATCCTGCGGAATACGGATTGGCCGGGAAGACCATCAAGCTTTGCAGCCTCAAGGTCTGCGATGATTTCAACGGTAATCGTTATGGCGAGTTGCTCCTTCGGGCGGTGTTCGATTATGCATTTGGGAATTCGTTTGAGAACATCATTGTGACGGTCTTTCCCAATCACTGGCTGCTGATTGGCCTTCTCGAAGAGTTCGGTTTCAACCAACATTCCATCAACTCGGCAGGTGAGCAAGTGCGGCTCAAAAGGCTCACGCCAAGCCCGGCGGAGGTTCTTGAGCTCGATGGGCTGGAGTTTCACATCCAGTTCGGCCCACAGGCGGCGAAACTTGTCCCGGGACAGACCTACGTTGTTCCCATTCAGCCGAGGTTTCACCGCCAGTTGTTTCCAGAACTGGAGATGGCTGCCTTGGATGGTTGCCAGCCGTGTGGCAACAGTATGCGAAAGGCTTACTTGTCGCATTCGGGTATCCGCAGCATTGAGCCGGGAGCGGTACTGCTGTTCTATCGTTCCGACGACTGGAGAGCTGTTGATGTCATAGGCGTTGTGGAAAGTACGCTTCGATCGGCCAACCCCGACGACATCGCACGGTTCGTGGGGAAGAGCACGGTATTCGACTATCATTCGATTGAGCAACTCTGTACTCAAGGCGAATTGCTCGCAGTGCTATTTCGACAGGTAGTCGCTCTTAAGCCGTCTGGTCGTCTCATATATCGAGAACTTGTCAACAATGGAGTTCTCCGAGACGTCCCGCAGACCATCCAGGCAATTGCAGGAGGAGAAGCGTGGCTGACAGCAAAGATCCAGCGGTTGTACTGATGTCCATCAAGCCGCATTGGGCCGACGCCATCATGGGCGGGCGCAAGCGCGTTGAATTCCGACGTGTGCGTTTTGGGCGTGAGATCAGCCACGTCG encodes:
- a CDS encoding GNAT family N-acetyltransferase; its protein translation is MVTEDKGIHAKARRLELDNRVLTVNEAVSVLRDLYDTTPETPPLVRAVTCHELDSNDPIWESFREEYERFDEWLSNCKRKGRRAWVVEVGTRYAGVAIVKADQDPAEYGLAGKTIKLCSLKVCDDFNGNRYGELLLRAVFDYAFGNSFENIIVTVFPNHWLLIGLLEEFGFNQHSINSAGEQVRLKRLTPSPAEVLELDGLEFHIQFGPQAAKLVPGQTYVVPIQPRFHRQLFPELEMAALDGCQPCGNSMRKAYLSHSGIRSIEPGAVLLFYRSDDWRAVDVIGVVESTLRSANPDDIARFVGKSTVFDYHSIEQLCTQGELLAVLFRQVVALKPSGRLIYRELVNNGVLRDVPQTIQAIAGGEAWLTAKIQRLY